The segment GAACTGACCACGGAAACCGATCAAGCCACGCGCCGGAATAATAAAGTCTAAACGAACACGACCCTTGCCATCAGGATTCATGTTAGTTAGCTCGCCCTTACGGTAGCCAAGCTCTTCCATGATGGAGCCTTGATGCTGCTCTTCACAGTCGATAATGACCTCTTCATAGGGCTCTTGCTTAACGCCGTCGATCTCTTTAATGATAACTTCTGGGCGGCCAACTGCCAGCTCGAAACCTTCGCGGCGCATGGTTTCAATCAATACCGACAAGTGCAGCTCACCACGGCCAGAAACTTTGAATTTCTCAGGAGTTTCGCCCTGTTCAACGCGCAGTGCCACGTTGTGGATCAGTTCTTGTTCCAAACGATCTTTAATATTACGGCTGGTGACGAACTTGCCTTCTTTGCCAGCGAACGGCGAGTCATTGACCTGGAACGTCATTGAAACGGTCGGTTCGTCAACAGACAGTGGCGGCAATGCTTCAATGGCACTGGGGTCACACAGCGTGTCAGAGATCGATAGATCTTCAATGCCAGTAACGCAGACGATATCACCTGCCGTCGCTTCCGTCGTTTGGACGCGCTCAAGACCCATATGAGTCATGACCTGACCGATTTTACCCTTGCGAGTAGAGCCATCAACGCTGATGACCGAAATTTGCTGGTTAGGCTTCACCGAGCCACGCTTGATGCGGCCAAGGCCGATTACGCCGACGTAGCTATTGTAATCCAGCGCGGAGATTTGCATCTGGAATGGACCGTCAATCTCAACTGCGGGAGGCTCAACGATATCGACAATTGCCTGGAACATGGGGTCCATGTTGTCAGCCAGCTCTTCTGGATCCATGCCAGCAATGCCGTTCAGCGCCGAGCAGTAGATGATCGGGAAATCAAGCTGATCGTCGGAAGCTCCCAAGTTATCAAACAGATCAAAAATCTGATCAATAACCCAGTCCGGGCGTGCGCCGGGACGGTCAATTTTATTGACGACGACGATCGGCTTCAGCCCCTGGGCAAATGCTTTTTGAGTAACGAAGCGAGTCTGCGGCATAGGGCCGTCAACGGCGTCTACCAGAAGCAGTACCGAGTCCACCATGGACATAACCCGCTCAACCTCGCCACCAAAGTCGGCGTGTCCAGGGGTGTCCACGATGTTGATGTGGTAATCCTTACCATTGCCATCTTGCCACTGAATAGCAGTGTTTTTGGCCAGGATGGTAATACCACGCTCTTTCTCCTGGTCATTGGAGTCCATGATGCGCTCTTGGCCTTCGGCCTTACGGTCGAGCGTTCCAGACTGGCTTAACAGCTTGTCTACCAAGGTAGTTTTACCATGGTCAACGTGGGCGATGATGGCAATGTTGCGAAGATTCTCGATCACGACGCGATCCTGCTAGAAAAATAGGGCGGCATTATAGGGTCTGGGCGCGGTCCACTACCAGTGCTGTCTTAAATAAAGGTGCAAGTCAATAACCTAA is part of the Halomonas sp. GT genome and harbors:
- the typA gene encoding translational GTPase TypA translates to MIENLRNIAIIAHVDHGKTTLVDKLLSQSGTLDRKAEGQERIMDSNDQEKERGITILAKNTAIQWQDGNGKDYHINIVDTPGHADFGGEVERVMSMVDSVLLLVDAVDGPMPQTRFVTQKAFAQGLKPIVVVNKIDRPGARPDWVIDQIFDLFDNLGASDDQLDFPIIYCSALNGIAGMDPEELADNMDPMFQAIVDIVEPPAVEIDGPFQMQISALDYNSYVGVIGLGRIKRGSVKPNQQISVISVDGSTRKGKIGQVMTHMGLERVQTTEATAGDIVCVTGIEDLSISDTLCDPSAIEALPPLSVDEPTVSMTFQVNDSPFAGKEGKFVTSRNIKDRLEQELIHNVALRVEQGETPEKFKVSGRGELHLSVLIETMRREGFELAVGRPEVIIKEIDGVKQEPYEEVIIDCEEQHQGSIMEELGYRKGELTNMNPDGKGRVRLDFIIPARGLIGFRGQFLTLTSGTGILTSRFDHYGPLKPDASIERRNGVLVSMVGGKALAYALYALQERGKLIIDHATEVYEGMLIGINNRANDMVVNPTKGKKLDNMRSTGNDENIVLTPPIKFTLEQAIEFLDSDELVEVTPSHIRLRKKHLTENERKRSSKK